The genomic segment AATCATAGGTGCTGGAGCTGCATTATTATTATCACCTGAAGGTGGAAAAGAAAATAGGGAGAAATTAAAAAAGAATTTAATTAAAGCATCAGATAAATTAAAAGATATTGCAGAAGGTATAAAAGTTGATGAAAACACAAATTACATTAATGTAGAAAATGACAACATATCAAAAGATGGTAACGTATATGTGAATGAAAAACATATAGATGATATAGATTTAGATTAACATTAATAGGAGAAGACATGAAAGAAAAAATAGTAAAAATATTAAAACAAAATAAAAACAAATATATTTCTGGTGAAATTATTAGTGATGAGTTAAATGTTACTAGAACATCAATTTGGAAGTATATATCTGTATTAAGAAAAGAAGGATATGTTATAGATTCTGCATCTAGGAAAGGATATAAATTGATATCTTACCCAGATGTATTAGATATTGAAGTATTAGAAAGAAAACTTTCAACAAATCATATTGGTAAAACTATTTATTATTATGATACAGTAGATTCTACAAATATAAAGGCTAAGAATATAGCTTTAGATGAAAATAATGGAGCTGTTATAATATCAGAAGAGCAAACTAAAGGTAGAGGTAGACTTGGAAGAGATTGGATATCACCTAAATATAAAGGAGTGTGGATGTCTATAATATTAAAACCTAATATCCCACCTGAAGATGCACCAAAGATTACTCAAATAGCAGCAGCTGCAGTTTCTAAGTCATTTGATGATCTAGGGATAAAAAATAAAATCAAATGGCCTAATGATATAGTTATTAATAAAAAGAAAGTATGTGGAATATTAACTGAAATGAGTGGAGAAATTGGAAGATTGAAATATATCGTCATAGGAATAGGGATTAATGCTAATTTAGATGAAAAAGATTTGACTGATGATATAAAGGAGATGGCTACTTCAATTAAGATTGAAAATGGATCAATTGTTAATAGAGAAAATTTAATTATAGATATATTAGAAAAATTTGAATATTTATATGAAGATTTTTTAAAAACTAAATCATTAAATAAAACTCTTGATATATGTTCTGAAAAATCAGCCTTATTAGGCAAAATGGTATATTTAGTAAAAGGAGAAGAAAGGTTTAAGGTAAGAGCTATAGATTTAGATTCAGAAGGTAGGCTTATAGTAGAAGATAAATTAGGAAATAAAGAAACTATAATTTCTGGTGAAATTTCTATCAGAGGATTAGAGAATTATGTATAAATATTTTAATATAAATGTGAAAATTTTATTTGAAAAACAATATAAAACCTGCTAAAATAGTTTTGTAGCTAGCAACCTACACATAATACGACTAGTATCTTTAAAAGAACTAGAGCGGAGGGGAAAAATATGAATAATAAGAAGATTAAGAAAAAGTCAATGTCTACTCGAAAATTGACTATTATTGGTATGCTTGGTGGAATTTCTGCAATACTTGGATTAACACCCTTGGGTTTTATACCAATAGGACCAGCAAATGCTACAATAATGCATATTCCTGTTATAATTGGAGCTATAATTGAAGGGCCAATAGTGGGAGCTTTGGTAGGTTTAATTTTTGGTATATTTAGCATAATAAGAGCAATAACAGCTCCTACAGTATTATCACCATTGTTTTATAATCCCTTAGTATCTATATTACCGCGTGTACTTATAGGTATAACTGCATATTATTCTTATATTTTATTTAAAAAGT from the Senegalia massiliensis genome contains:
- a CDS encoding YtxH domain-containing protein; this encodes MSKENSKGLKGITLGLIIGAGAALLLSPEGGKENREKLKKNLIKASDKLKDIAEGIKVDENTNYINVENDNISKDGNVYVNEKHIDDIDLD
- a CDS encoding biotin--[acetyl-CoA-carboxylase] ligase; this encodes MKEKIVKILKQNKNKYISGEIISDELNVTRTSIWKYISVLRKEGYVIDSASRKGYKLISYPDVLDIEVLERKLSTNHIGKTIYYYDTVDSTNIKAKNIALDENNGAVIISEEQTKGRGRLGRDWISPKYKGVWMSIILKPNIPPEDAPKITQIAAAAVSKSFDDLGIKNKIKWPNDIVINKKKVCGILTEMSGEIGRLKYIVIGIGINANLDEKDLTDDIKEMATSIKIENGSIVNRENLIIDILEKFEYLYEDFLKTKSLNKTLDICSEKSALLGKMVYLVKGEERFKVRAIDLDSEGRLIVEDKLGNKETIISGEISIRGLENYV